The nucleotide sequence GGAGAACGCCGGCCTCCGGCTCGTCTGGGCCGTCGTCGCGATCAACCTCCTCGGCACGGCGTTCGGCTTCTGGTATTACGGCTTTCACCCGCTGCCGCTTTCAGATCCGCTCATCACGTGGCAGTTCGCCGCCGAGCCGATCGTGATGTGGCCGCTCGTCCCCGACAGCCCGATGGCGACGCTCTTTATCGCATTGGCCTTCGCGAGTTGGAAGCTCGGACGGACGAACGAGTACCTCGCGGCGCTCGCGTTCTTCGGCTGCTGGAAGCTCGGCCTCTGGACGCCCTACGTGCTCGCGGTGTTCTCGGACGCCTTCCTCCGGACGACGTGGCTGCCGCTCTACGTCTTCCTCTTCGTGAGCCATCTCGCGATGGTCGTGCAGGCGTTCGTCCTCCACCGGATCGCCGATTTCCCCGTCCGCGCCGTCGCCGTCGCGCTCGCGTGGTACGCGCTCAACGACCTCGTCGACTACTTCGTCCCGATCGTCGGTGATCCCCATCACACGTCGCTGCCGCTCGCCGATTCGACGGTCGTCGACGTCGGCGGCGGGACGACGGTACTTCTACTGGCTGCGGTCGGAGCGGTGCTTCTCACCTTTGCGGCGACCTTCTTCGCGCTCTCGACGCGCGTGAAGAAGTTGGAGCTTCGGCTGCGGACGGATTGATCGGACTGGAGTTGTGACTTTAGGCGGACTGTCAAATGGCCGCTGCGGGCGGATCGATCGAACGGCGACTGCGGACGGATCGGCCGTCGGGTCCGACCCGCCACACCGACTACCCACGCTTTTCCCGCCGCCGCCCCACCTACTACGCGATGAGTGATCTCTTCGACGCCATCGCCGACCTGCCGCTGTCGATCGAATCAATCGACCGAACGCGGCGCGAGCGCGATACTTCGAGCGGTTTCGTCCGGGCGACGACCACGGTTCACCTCTCGGGGCCGGTTCTCGGGGACGCGGACGCGAGAGACGAACCGCACGTCGGCCGCGGCGAGGACGTCACCTACGACACTGAGGACCACGACGCCCTCGCGGACGCGCCGCCGTTCGATCTCGCGGGCGAGTACACGTTCGCCGAATTCTCCGCGCATCTCGACGACGTCGAGCTGTTTCCGACGAAACCGCCGGAGCGCGAGGCGTCGCGTCACTACCGCCGCTGGGCGGTCGAGTCGGCGGCGCTCGACCTCGCACTCCGGCAGAACGGTCTCTCGCTCGGCGAGGCCGTCGATCGAATCCCGGACCCGATCCGCTTCGTCGTCTCGACGCGGTTGGGCGATCCGCCGACGACGGAGCGCGTAGCGGCGATTCTCGACGCGTACCCCGACACCGAGTTCAAACTGGACCCCACGTCCGAGTGGAGCGAGGCCCTCGTCGAAGACGTCGCGGCGACCGACGCCGTTCGGATTCTGGACCTGAAGGGACTCTACGAGGGAACGGAAGTCGATGCCGAACCCGATCCCGACCTCTACGCGCGCCTCCTCCGCGCGTTCGGTGACGCCGTGATCGAGGACCCGGCGCT is from Halobellus sp. LT62 and encodes:
- a CDS encoding DUF1405 domain-containing protein; the encoded protein is MASSRAPSTLGALVSGDGLPEPENLPRWLAPLPTWVENAGLRLVWAVVAINLLGTAFGFWYYGFHPLPLSDPLITWQFAAEPIVMWPLVPDSPMATLFIALAFASWKLGRTNEYLAALAFFGCWKLGLWTPYVLAVFSDAFLRTTWLPLYVFLFVSHLAMVVQAFVLHRIADFPVRAVAVALAWYALNDLVDYFVPIVGDPHHTSLPLADSTVVDVGGGTTVLLLAAVGAVLLTFAATFFALSTRVKKLELRLRTD